The proteins below are encoded in one region of Oncorhynchus masou masou isolate Uvic2021 chromosome 15, UVic_Omas_1.1, whole genome shotgun sequence:
- the LOC135556385 gene encoding lysosome-associated membrane glycoprotein 3-like, which produces MHRETILFLLVVIIMGNSLMTAALDPKPTEQANLPQRPVLQPKETVPVTGNYVLKDPTGTSCIKLSMGVEYVVIEKKKPSYFNLDPTTTKTTGRCAEKESVLSLAFLGKGGDLNLTFEKEGNLTYVSKITGNLAPGKGIKNYSGVIENEKLFPTAAGRSLKCFSQTEFHLSENLRVKIVSLQFQAFKLTNGNFGEEVECRADFIKKIIPIIFGATVVGLLLIAVLSFLIIRDHHRQAGYDRI; this is translated from the exons ATGCATCGTGAAACAATACTTTTTCTACTGGTTGTGATCATAATGG GAAACAGCCTCATGACTGCTGCATTGGATCCTAAGCCCACTGAACAGGCCAACCTACCACAGAGGCCTGTCCTTCAGCCCAAAGAGACTGTTCCTGTCACCGGGAACTATGTGCTGAAAGACCCTACAGGCACGTCGTGCATCAAACTCTCCATGGGAGTTGAGTACGTAGTTATTGAGAAGAAG AAACCTTCCTATTTCAACTTAGACCCTACCACCACCAAGACTACTGGTAGATGTGCTGAAAAGGAGTCAGTTCTCTCCCTGGCTTTTCTAGGAAAGGGAGGCGATCTGAATCTCACCTTTGAAAAG GAAGGGAACCTGACCTATGTGTCAAAGATCACAGGTAATTTGGCACCAGGCAAAG GAATTAAGAACTATTCTGGGGTAATAGAAAATGAGAAGCTGTTCCCAACTGCCGCTGGCCGCAGCCTCAAGTGCTTCTCTCAGACCGAGTTTCATCTGTCTGAGAACCTTCGTGTGAAGATTGTGTCTCTTCAGTTCCAAGCTTTCAAACTCACCAATGGGAATTTTGGAGAGG AGGTTGAGTGCAGGGCTGATTTCATCAAGAAGATCATTCCCATTATTTTTGGTGCCACGGTTGTGGGGCTCTTGCTGATTGCTGTCCTGTCCTTCCTGATAATCCGGGACCACCACAGACAAGCTGGCTATGACAGGATCTGA